TTGAGTGCAAACATTGTGAATATGTGGTTAATTGAAATAATTCGAGAAACGGTTGAAAACCACATTCCTTTTGATGGTAACAGACTTTCACCTTGTGAGGACATCACTGCAAAAGCCAGCCTCTCCAACAAACTGCCCAGCAATGTCCTTACACCAGACAAAATCCCAGATTTCTTTATACCGCCAAAGCTTTCCAAAGACTCTGGGAATTCTAAACAACTTCCAGAAAAATACAAGATAAACCACTCTGCCTCTGAAAACAGCATCCAGCGTTGCACAAAGATTCCCCTGCTCCATGTTAGGTCAGGAAGTTTCAGCAAAAGAGACGAGAGAAGGGACCTTGTAAAGTTGGCCAATCAGCACACCATACAAATAGAGAGTGCTGAGGATGTCAATGAAGacagcaaaataaacatgcacagaaATAAACTAGGAGAGAATGCCCCTTATCCTCCATCAATGTTACTGCCTCACAGAGCCTCATACTACCGTCTTTCTGGTTTCTTTGAAAGCCCCAATACCAGGAGAAAAGAGTCCTTATTTCATGTAGACTTAACAAGCTATGCTCTGCGAAAGCAGGGCAGCTTCCCCAGTAAACAGCTACTGTCTCCAACAGGGTCCCCAAGCTTCTTAAACTCTTCTGATATAAGTCCACCTCCATGTCACCCCTGTAAGTTGCTCTCCAAGCAGGGTATCCCTGACAGTGATACACAGTCTTCCAATGAGTCTTCACCTTACAGTTCTCCTTTGCTGCCTCAATCCCTACCGGGGTCCTCTCTGTTAAAAATGTTTGGTCAAGAGAGCTCTTTGGGCGAGTCTTCTAGATCCACCTCCAAGCAATCTCTAGGGGGTAATAGCTCCTTCTCTACGGATGAATGTAGCTCCGCAGACACCAGTCCCAGTGCCTCAAAGAAGGCTTTTTTCACAGTGTCTGCTCTTTGTTGCTCCCTGGCCCCTCCTGTATTGTTCTCTCTCGACCTGCTTCAGTGCCAGGAGCATCTCCAGAAAGAGCACCTAATCCAGCTCCACGGCAGGGGAATGGTTCGGTTGTCCACAGAGTACGACCCAGGCAGCGCCACGCTCCGGGTTCGGGTAGTTTCTGTGGAAGATCTGTATGACAGTTCTTTTGAGGAGAAGTGCGTTCACTGCTGTGTCATCATGTGTCTGACCCCAGGGAAGATGCAGAGACAGCAAAGTACAATCATAAAAAACAGCAGGAATCCCATTTTTAACAAGGACTTCTTTTTTGATGAGGTCACAGAGGAAGATCTCCAGAGCATGTCCTTGAAACTAAAGGTCTTAAACAAGGCATGTAACCTCAAACGAGACACAGTGTTGGGTGTTAATGTAATGCCTCTTTTTCAGTTATTGCCTTTGTAAAGAGTAACACATGTCAGAACAGAGATGtgaaatttaaaatcaattattttactgACGCATGTTTGttctacaataaaacaaatagcagCAACTTACTTATACAGGACCATATACCATGTTAAAGTCAACACACTCTTGCTGATAatcttcacaaaaataaaaagttccaacatgcaaatgctttgtgaatatgtccaaatgtgttttaaaatgtattaatttatgcaGTTCTGCAATTTATACTAATGTTGTATTCAAACAATTTGATTTAACACATGGAAATCTGTCTACGAcgcaaaaacatttcacatgcaaAGGACAGTTATTGTGTTGACAACCGTGTTAAAAACAAGAAGAATGTATATGCTAGATAATTGATTTGATTTACAAAATAGGTTTGAAAAGGGTAATACCTACCCTTAGTGTCACTCTTATTACTCATATAGGAACCACCTTTTTCTTCATTTGGATAACATTACAATTTACAATAGACCCTTTgtaatttcaaaaaaaaatatttatgtatttttgttgttattttcaatTATGGTTTTACCTTTAGTTCCAAAATCCTATTCAGATGCATAGTGCGGGCATTTAAGATCCACTTTGtcatttgctttgaaatgcaagcAGCCCACACAGTTGCTCAAAATGAACATGATTATACGACCTATTGTTTTACATGTGTCCAGCTTTGTGATATTCCCTATAATGAATTGCTACTTAGACTTTGTGGGATCCCTTTTTAAATGTCACCACCATTTATAAACAACATTTCTATCTAATCTCATCAGTAGTGCCCACATGTTGGTGTCAACCATGTGTATTGGGCTGGTAACAGTACAGTGTGCGATTAAGATGTATTTTGCTTCCTTCTGACAAATGCTCAAGACACCCCCTCTTCTAGAAGCAACTACACATTAATTAAATCCTACCTTTAAATCACAAATGTAATCTACTCTAAAAGTCACTATCAGATTGCAAAACTGATTTTCAGCCCCCCAGTCGGccaatttaaatattattctcTCTATGAAGCTGTTGTGTACGTGCAATGTATCACTTTAGCAAAACAATCCTACCATCCTTAGGGTGACAAGACGTGCCAGTGTGGTATCGAATTCTGTTCCTCAAGAATTCAGTGCCCCTGCTCATGCACATGTACAGGGGTATCTTTTTCCAGCCACCACTACATGTCGCTGCCGATTTTGTCCAAGCAGGTTCACGGTGGTAAAGCGCAGGGGCTGATATTGATCAGCAGCTCTTGAGAAACATGCAGCGAActccatacattttaataatacaccaaacacacacaatgtaacGTTGAAAGAGTAAGTTGAAAAGCACAGAAGTTGAAAAGTTATTACACTAAAATCGACAAGGTAGcaatagaacttttttttttcataatatctgcactttctaaataaaacacTCAGAGCTGGCAATCCGATAAATCACAAGCTTATATAAATACGTGCTCTTTCATGAGTCACATTGTAGGCTAtgcagtgtttacaaatacaTGCTGAAACGTCAGGAGTAGACAGTAAGCATTTTCATTTCCAGGTACCCTATAACAGTGGTTCCCAATCCttgtcctggggacccactgtgtatgctttgtgaatatgtccaaatgtgttttaaaatgtattaatttatgcaGTTCTGCAATTTATACTAATGTTGTATTCAAACAATTTGATTTAACACATGTAAATCTGTCTACGAtgtaaaaacatttcacatgcaaAGGACAGTTGTTGTGTTGACAACCGTGTTAAAAACatttccaactgagctctcaattacttaactagaccgtTAATTGAACTGAccatttacttaattagaccttttagctcttcaacagttgcagagttcaagttacttataaaatggtatCGCTAAAttaaatatgcaactgttaagagctgaaaacaattaaaaaggtttaaatcaGCAAATTGTCCATTCAATTCAGGGTttcgttaagtaattgagagctcagttggaatagaaaccagcagacacagtgggtccaaAGGAccggtttgggaaccactgccctagaAGACGCACTCTAGGGGGTGGGAACCACTTTCCACGGCTGCAGTATACAGCATCCAGTCATGAAAAATGGTTTCAGTTGGTTTCATAATACAAGAGTCGCATTATAGGCTATTTAGTGTTAATAAATGCCTGCTGGAATGTCACAAGTGGGACAGTATGCATTTTGAATTTCCAAGTGCCCTAGAACAGGTTTGCCCAATCCTGGtactggagggccagtgtccctccagGTTTTTGTTCAACTGTActctaaattgcttaattggtccaattaagtaatttaggggacagttgaAACAAAAGACAGCGGCCCTCCAGAActaggattgggcacccctgacCTAGAAGACACATAGTGACTGGATTAGATCTGCACATGTGCATAATCAGCAGAGGACActgaattcaaaattctaaaaggtgttgacaatgtcaacccaagggcctttttcaacctgaaaaaaaaaaaaaaaaaaaacaaggaccaggggtcacaaatggagattagataaggggcattcagaacactaaataggaggcactttttttacacagagtattgtgagggtctggaactaatTCCcatgtaatgttattgaagctgacaccctgggatccttcaagaagctgcttgatgagattctgggatcaataagctaataaccaaaccagcaagatgggccgaatggcctcctctcgtttgtaaactttcttatgctctaaTTCCATGGGGAAATAGAATTCGATACTACACCCATATTCAATCTAAGGTCCCGCTGTCCCgacattttttcaaaatattaaaatagaccccGTTTTCAGAtaataccttttgtcaaaataacgtaaacaacAGCTTGCTGTAGTTTATGGCAtctgcagtgaaaacaaatgttttgaaaaaggTAATAAGGTTatgaagaacatttttttattatgtgattaacacagacagacatacgtgcttattcctcagtgtgccaggcgttttcattttgtttatattcGGAATGAAtctacaaataatttatttagtaGGTGTTCCCTTCTGGAGGGATTAGCCCAGTAGGCAGAGCAGCGAGCGGGGGCAAGCATCCGAATCCATCATGTTAAACTACATCAACAACGTCAATAAATAGAGCCATTCTGACACAGTgtgtaggctatataaaaggaaGAACAATGACTAAACCTAATGTACTTCTAACGGCGATCTAATTCattattaaatttattattattaacaataaactCAATAAAACAGTAGCAATAAGTGTACACCcgggagtgtactgaaattagctatttttattattattattattattattattattattattattattattattattattattattatctgtactGTTGCTGAGATCACCTTTCTtataatcatcatcataattCACGTGTGCAAAGATACATTCATGGACTGACTACTGACAAATGtctgcaataacaataataataatcttttcccTCTATGCTGAGTGTGGTAATTAAAGTACATTACTACTACAACTTAATTTTGCAACATTGTAGCAAGCAACATACTCATTCTTAAAAAGCAATGAGCGAGCATGATGTTtcttcaaacacacacaagactgTTTGTGATAAAGGCTCTCGCAGGTAGCGTGCGAGCTTTCCAGTCACCGTGAAGCGTGCGCGCGACAGGAAGCATCATCCGgtggtgtgtttgtttatttcaggaaATACGAGGGTATATATTTTGTAGTGTACTAGGGAGGGATATTTTGTAGTGTACTATACTTACACATGGTTACTAGGGAGTGAAGACTGCATCATGGTGTTCGAGTCCGTGGTGATAGATGTATTGAACAGGTTCCTAGGAGACTACGTGGTGAACCTGGACAGTTCGCAGCTCAAACTTGGGATATGGGGAGGTAAAGCAAACCACGTTACACGTTGTGTTAAAATTAATGTAACTAATTACGCAGCTGTAATCAGTCATAAGGCGATTTATAGTACATGAAAGTATTGGGTATTAACTGGAAAATTGACTTCCCGTGGCGTTTATCAGGGCTTTATCAGGTAACAGCTTAATTCACATATGCTATGTATTAGCCATGGACTCGCCTTATGATTTCTTGAGTACCGTTCATTACGAACTGAAAAATATACATGCATTAAAAATAGTCACGTATATTTTACTTCTACCAGTAAGCATAAAGCATTTTTCGATGGTATTCAGACGGACAAAAAGTAGCCTTAGGAGATGACCTGAAGTGTAAATGCACAAGACGTGATAATGCACCCACCCAGGTGTAGAACAGACTTATCCCACTGACTGCTGTAAGTCGGTCAGACCTGTTTCGTAGGGTCATAGGTTCACGCCCAACCGCCGCCCTTTCACAGCAAAAAGcaggtttaaatagggagatacTATGCTGTAATATTAAAGATTACAGAGGGGGAAACTTGGAGTAGAGTGTAttaagtaatctttttttttttttttttttttttttttttttagtgtattttGCATTGAAATACAGGTGTTTATGTTGCTTATTTGTATTGATTGGTGGCATTTGCTTGCTGAGTTTCCTAAACATCTTGAACCAACCCTTCCCTTAATTTCCTCAAACTGATAATGCTCAGAATtgtatataattgtattattttaataaattgctaCAGTAATGACATACATTACCCACAATGTGTTACAGTAGTTATTTGCCAATATACGTTGAACTTCCAGTCAAGTTTGGTTTTGTAAGCTGGGTGTGATTCCATGTTAGTACTATACTTACTGTTTCAGTTTTGCCAGCTCTTAAAAgtgtaatatgtttgttttcttttgtttacagaCATGTATTCAATTGGCTCGGATTtgctaaaatgtttaaaataaaatatgtatagttttAAAGTGTAGTTTTAAAGTTTtggtagttaacaaaataatttcataaatcttacctgctcTGCACATTCATTCATTATAAAGCACAGGTTTGAACGAaacatattgtatgtattttcattttaagatatgatatctggtactacatttgGTTAAATAGgcctaattatttattttcaacctatgctttcagtttgtgttgtACAGTTGAGCCTAcctgcttggtcatttcacctggaaagAGATATGGTCGCCACCCCTTTAATGACTTCTTTCCTTACATTAACTATTTCCAACTAGCCagttcccctattgactgacactTCTGCCAGTTAAATGCTTTGAGCAACAATACACTGATGAGGTGAAATATCCCAAGAAGCACAAGTGTACAGATATCATGTGAATGAGGTATAGCAACTGAGTATGGCAAGCGAAATTTATCATTAGAGCAGGGGCTCCAACCTTGGTCCCAGAGAGCTGGCTGgctctggttttcatttcaaccaatctctgttacttaattgaacaaattattggtttaattagtcaagattaacagagtcccagatctttagccactgatgatgtaaagacacctagaaaacctgttGGATAGGGGctctctaggaccagggttggagacccctgatttagAGATTgcacaaattgcattttaaggtatctttaaatatttagagataccTGTAaaacatttcgagatatcttaaattgaattagATATGTTTAATTGTGCAGATCTTTAGTtgttaagatatctaaaatgcattcaaacatacagtggtttgcagtattcaccccctaccaataatgtcccattttgttgaattacaagtCACTTATGCAcagttttttcaaacaaactttttttattcaaaggtgTGGTGGTTAacctgaacactgttatatgagaagGAGGTTAAATTTCAGCaaaactgcaaagaaaatgtacaaaatgaagtgtactggttgcataagtattcagccccttaaccctttgctgcctaatcagaattcccatatttggacatgcacatgttgtgttttattgcttgttgtttggtaaccttaaatcagaattttaaacccaatatattaatagaaatgtCTGAAGTAGCTGTTTTCAATGATATAAATAgttaactagtggaatataaaaacaataaatatataagccacgccccccaaaaaaaaaaactgaaaaaaaaaaaatatatatatatatatatatatatatatatatatatatatatatatatatatatatatatttttttttttttttttaataactgctaatatcaaccactttccaagttagatagaaaaaaaaaatctggttgttACAGTTATcaaattttatgaggatttcaaataaaaatacagttttcaaatatCTTTTACCGTTGACAAGCTACAAGGGTTTGTCCGAACTAtagtctgtatgtaaaaatgccccAAACAGCGCCATCTTATGGAAGCTGGCcggactaagcaaaatatcataagtactttgtcaagtcttatgcaaaaccttttgcactgaaaatatacaaatacatacaagtgaaaatgtagttgattatttattattattattattattattattatttattattattattattattgttaagtatttcttacatttacaaaagtgcacgaaaagcacatttttattttcagcatacactgtaaaataaataagcatgcagcaaacactaatcatactactatattattatatgcaaacattattgaaaaaatttcaatacaaccacaaatagtaaaaacaagtatgaaaacaagctCTTTTATGTATAGCAGAATATCGTAGCCTACATGTTGCGAAcacggcaagtaaaaaataaagtatatgttcagcagaagaaaaaaacactgttgatagaaaaaaaaaaaaactgatgataaagcaatacatgtaatacaaagtaaatacaaaccaATTTTGCATGTAAAACTCAATAGTTAT
The sequence above is a segment of the Polyodon spathula isolate WHYD16114869_AA chromosome 2, ASM1765450v1, whole genome shotgun sequence genome. Coding sequences within it:
- the LOC121326823 gene encoding C2 calcium-dependent domain-containing protein 4C-like, whose protein sequence is MWLIEIIRETVENHIPFDGNRLSPCEDITAKASLSNKLPSNVLTPDKIPDFFIPPKLSKDSGNSKQLPEKYKINHSASENSIQRCTKIPLLHLLSKQGIPDSDTQSSNESSPYSSPLLPQSLPGSSLLKMFGQESSLGESSRSTSKQSLGGNSSFSTDECSSADTSPSASKKAFFTVSALCCSLAPPVLFSLDLLQCQEHLQKEHLIQLHGRGMVRLSTEYDPGSATLRVRVVSVEDLYDSSFEEKCVHCCVIMCLTPGKMQRQQSTIIKNSRNPIFNKDFFFDEVTEEDLQSMSLKLKVLNKACNLKRDTVLGVNVMPLFQLLPL